A region of the Zymomonas mobilis subsp. mobilis ATCC 10988 genome:
GTCGTCAGGAATAACCCGAACTTCCGCTAACCTGATTCCCTGCATGTTCAACCATGAAGCAATCTGGGCAATATTTCGATCTTCGGTGCGTCCAGACAAAATTTCATCACCGATAACCAACAAAGCGGCCGTCCATACGCGATTATTTGTTGTCATTTTCAGTCCGTCCTTTTCCTCTTTCCTCTGATGCGGCAGATATTCCGAATCCGAAAACGGAATATGTTAATGCGGCTCGCAAAGGGAAAGCTTATTGGTTATAGCAGAAGTTATGACCGAATATATCCATGTCAAAGAAGGTGATGCGGCTATTCGTACGCATGCCATCAAACTTTACGATGAAAACGCTTTTGCCGGAATGCGGAAAGCAGGCCGATTGGCGGCTGATGTTCTTGATGCGTTGGTGCCTTATGTCAAACCGGGCGTCACTACCGAAGCCCTTGATACTCTGGCCGATGACCTGATCCGTCAGGGCGGCGGTGTTTCTGCCTGCCGTTATTACCGCGGTTATCCGAAATCGGTTTGTATCTCTGCGAATCATGTGATTTGCCACGGTATTCCGGGGCCAAAAGCACTCAAATCAGGCGACATCATCAATATTGATGTGACCGTTATTGTCGATGGATGGCATGGCGATACCAGCCGGATGTTCTTCGTCGGGGATGTGCCTTTAAAGGCTAAAAAACTGGTTGATGTGACCTATCAGGCTTTAATGCTTGGCATCGAACAGGCCAAACCCGGAAATCATATCGGCGATATCGGCTATGCTATCCAGACATTGGCTGCCAAACATCGCTACGGCGTTGTCCGTGATTTCTGCGGCCATGGTTTGGGCAAGGTTTTCCACGACCGACCAGAAGTCGTCCATGTTGGTATTCCGGGTGAAGGTGTTGAGTTAAAGCCGGGGATGCTGTTCACGATTGAACCGATGATCAATATCGGCAAGCCGGATGTCAAAATTCTGGATGATGGTTGGACATCCGTTACCCGCGATCGTTCACTTTCCGCCCAGTTCGAGCATTCTATCGGCATCACAGAAAAGGGTTGCGAAATCTTTACAAAAAGCGCAGCCGGATTAGATGCACCACCTTACCAGGTATAACATTGTTATTTTATAACAAAAATTCATGATAAGCTATCATACATAATTTGGGGATAGTGAATATAATGCAAAGTATTCGTTTCTTTTCCGATAACGCTGCCACTGTCGCAGCCCCCGTCATGGATGCTATTATCGCCGCCAATCAAAGCGACATGGCTTATGATTCCGATAAATGGAGTCAGAAACTTGACGCTATTTTCTCGGAATTATTCGGGACAGACGTAACGGCTCATTGGGCAGTCACCGGAACGGCGGCCAATGCCCTGTCTTTATCCGCTATCTGCCCGCCTTTTGGGGGGGTCTTATGCAGTCAGGATGCCCATGTCCAAACGGATGAGGGGGGCGCTCCTGAATTTTATACCGGCGGTTCCAAATTGCTGTTGGTTCCAGGTGAAGGCGCTAAAATTACGCCCGAAGCCTTAAAGACAAGAGCTGAAGCGATTGCTGACAGCGTCCATATGGTGCAACCTCATGCGGTGACCATTACCAATTCAACTGAATTAGGTCAGGTTTACACACCAGAAGAAACAGCGGCTATTGGTGCCGTTGCCCGTGAAAAAGGCTTGCGTTTCCATCTGGATGGCGCCCGTTTTGCTAATGCGGTTGCTGCTCTCGGTTGCAATCCGGCTGATCTGACATGGAAAGCCGGTGTTGATTTGATGAGCTTCGGCTTTACCAAAAATGGTGCCATGGCCGCAGAAGCGATCGTTTTCTTCGATCGTGAGCTTGCTGCCCACAATAAACGTCGCCGGAAACGGGCAGGTCATTTGCTGTCCAAAGGTCGCTTCATTGCCGCCCAAATCGAAGCCATGTTGAAAAATGATTTATGGCTTGATCTGGCGCGTTCTTCCAATACCGTTGCCAAACGGATTGCAGAAGCTGTTGATCCCAAAAGACATGCCTATCCGGTCAAAGCCAATGAAGTCTTCTTATTCATCTCGATGGAAGAACGGGCAGAATTGCGGAAACAGGGCTTTGTTTTCTATGACTGGGGTCATGACAAAATTCGTCTGGTTGCCTCATGGGATCAGCCGGAACATGAAGTCGTTGCATTAGAAAAAGCCTTAAAGGCTTTATAAAAAGAAGGTCGGATAACCATCCGAAAGAGGGGATAGAATGAACGAAGCAGAAAGGGAGAGTCAGTCAGAATCAAAGCTGACATCCCCCAAGGTATTTTTGCCTTTTTTGCTGGTAATTTTGATCTGGAGTACGACATGGATTGTCATTCGGGATCAATTACATTCTGTCCCCGCGAACTGGTCAATTTGTTACCGCTTTTTTGTCGCCGGATTGCTGATGATGCTCTTCTGCCGGATAAAAGGGTACAAATTGGCCTTGGATCGTGGCAACCAATTTTTCTGCATAACCGTTGGCCTGCTTTTGATTTCCGTTGATTACGGTTTTCTTTATGCGGCTGAAAAACATATCACTTCGGGGCTGGTTGCGGTTGTCTTTGCCCTTATCATTATCCCCAACAGCTTTTTTGCACGGGTTTTCTTAGGCAAAAAAAGCTCACCTTATTTTATTCTCGGTGCTGTTTTGGCCGGTATCGGCCTAGGCCTGCTTTTCCGTAGTCAGCTAGCTTATTTGCCAGATCGAACGGAAATGAAATTAGGTCTGGGCATGTCTCTTCTGGCGGTTCTGGCCACTTCGCTGGGTGAAATTCTACTCTCAACCCCACGAGGAAAATCACAACCGATGCCGGTCTTTTTGGCATGGTCAATGCTCTGGGGTAGTCTTGGAATCGGTTCGGCGGCTTTCTTTCTGGATGGCGCACCGGTTATCGGCGGCATAGCCTATTTGGGTGGGCTACTATACCTCACACTTTTTGCCTCGGTGCTCGCCTTTGTTTTATATTTTTATGTTTTACATATCATTGGGCCCGATATGGCAGCTTATGCCCATGTGTTAAGCCCCGTGCTCGCGATGGTCATTTCGACGCTCTATGAAAATTATATCTGGAGCAGCTCTGCCATTGCAGGCAGCATCATGGTGTTGGCAGGCCTTCTGCTCGCTATGAAATCACAAAAAAAATCAATACGTTCTGTCATGGTAAAGGCAAGGATCGATTAAATCCGCTTATCAAGCTTCGATCCGCTTCCTTTCTTGCACAATCTTCAATCAAGGTCAGGAGATAAATATGTCAGAGAATCACTCTGATACGCCCGTGGTCATCCACCGTCATGCCTACAGACCTCCTGATTGGCTGGTGCCGACAATCGCGCTTGATTTTGCCCTTGATCCTCAAAAAACACGCGTCAAGGCACGCCTTCAGGTAAAACGCAACGGCGACCATAACCGCCCTTTAAAATTGGACGGTAATAACCAAAAGCTTCTTGCTTTTTCAGTTGACGGGCAGGATGCCCAATCACAGGTAAAACAGGAAAAAGAGGGTCTGGTTATCGCGCTTGGCGGTGAAGCCCATACGATCGAAACCGAGGTAGAAATTTCGCCCGAAAGCAATTCCCAGCTTATGGGACTCTATGCTTCTTCGGGACTGCTTTGCACTCAATGCGAAGCCGAAGGCTTCCGCCGGATCACCTATTTCCCTGATCGTCCTGATATTCTCAGCCGCTATACCGTCAGGATGGAAGCCGATGAAAAGGCTTTTCCAGTCTTGCTCTCCAACGGCAATCTGACTTTGGAAGGCAAAAGCGAAAATGGCCGCCATTTTGCGCTTTGGAATGATCCTTTTCCGAAACCCTGTTATCTCTTTGCCTTGGTCGCGGGTAATTTGGCTGCGTATCGTGACGAATTTATAACCCAGTCAGGCCGTAAAGTTGCGCTCGCTATCTGGGTTAGACCGGATGACATCAACAAGACTCATCACGCCATGAATGCCTTAAAAATGGCAATGGCATGGGATGAAAAGGTCTATGGCCGCGAATATGATCTTGATCAGTTCAATATTGTGGCAGTTGATGATTTCAACTTCGGTGCCATGGAAAATAAAAGCCTGAATATCTTCAATTCACGCTATATTCTTGCCGATCCTGATACCGCAACCGATGCTGATTACGATGCGATTGCAGGGGTCGTTGCCCATGAATATTTCCATAACTGGTCAGGCAATCGCGTCACTTGTCGCGACTGGTTCCAGCTTTCTCTGAAAGAAGGCTTCA
Encoded here:
- a CDS encoding low specificity L-threonine aldolase — encoded protein: MQSIRFFSDNAATVAAPVMDAIIAANQSDMAYDSDKWSQKLDAIFSELFGTDVTAHWAVTGTAANALSLSAICPPFGGVLCSQDAHVQTDEGGAPEFYTGGSKLLLVPGEGAKITPEALKTRAEAIADSVHMVQPHAVTITNSTELGQVYTPEETAAIGAVAREKGLRFHLDGARFANAVAALGCNPADLTWKAGVDLMSFGFTKNGAMAAEAIVFFDRELAAHNKRRRKRAGHLLSKGRFIAAQIEAMLKNDLWLDLARSSNTVAKRIAEAVDPKRHAYPVKANEVFLFISMEERAELRKQGFVFYDWGHDKIRLVASWDQPEHEVVALEKALKAL
- the map gene encoding type I methionyl aminopeptidase, which produces MTEYIHVKEGDAAIRTHAIKLYDENAFAGMRKAGRLAADVLDALVPYVKPGVTTEALDTLADDLIRQGGGVSACRYYRGYPKSVCISANHVICHGIPGPKALKSGDIINIDVTVIVDGWHGDTSRMFFVGDVPLKAKKLVDVTYQALMLGIEQAKPGNHIGDIGYAIQTLAAKHRYGVVRDFCGHGLGKVFHDRPEVVHVGIPGEGVELKPGMLFTIEPMINIGKPDVKILDDGWTSVTRDRSLSAQFEHSIGITEKGCEIFTKSAAGLDAPPYQV
- a CDS encoding DMT family transporter, whose translation is MNEAERESQSESKLTSPKVFLPFLLVILIWSTTWIVIRDQLHSVPANWSICYRFFVAGLLMMLFCRIKGYKLALDRGNQFFCITVGLLLISVDYGFLYAAEKHITSGLVAVVFALIIIPNSFFARVFLGKKSSPYFILGAVLAGIGLGLLFRSQLAYLPDRTEMKLGLGMSLLAVLATSLGEILLSTPRGKSQPMPVFLAWSMLWGSLGIGSAAFFLDGAPVIGGIAYLGGLLYLTLFASVLAFVLYFYVLHIIGPDMAAYAHVLSPVLAMVISTLYENYIWSSSAIAGSIMVLAGLLLAMKSQKKSIRSVMVKARID